GAAAGACGGCGTCGAACTGCGAGCGTTCTTTTTTCCTTCGGACAAGTTGAAAGACGAAAAAGGAAAAGAAGCGCCGACCGTGCTGGTCGTTCATGAATGGGAGGGGCAAGCCAGTCCGTATTTGAATTTGGTAATGGCGTTGAAGGAGGCCGGATGTGCGGTCTTGATTCCCGACTACCGCGGACACGGCGGCAGCAAAGAGTACGTCGGCCGCGGCGGAAAAATGGAGACATTCAACGTTGCCCAAATGGGAAAACGCGACGTTGAAAATATCATCCTTTTGGATCTCGAAAAGGCGAAAGGGTATTTGAAGGACGAGAACAACAGCGAAAACCTAAATCTGAATGCGTTGGTGGTCATCGGCATCCGCGAAGGCTGTGTGATGGCGACGCACTGGGCCGCACGCGACTGGAGCTTCCCCAGCATCGGCAGTAAGAAACAAGGACAAGACGTCAAAGCGTTGGTCTTGATTTCACCCGAGAAGCAAATCAAGTCGATCTCGCTCGATCAGGCTTTGACCAACCCGACGATCTTGCGATTGCCGATCATGGTCGTCGCCGGCAAAGACAGTCCCGAGGGTAGCGAGGCGGAACGGGTCATCAAACGCATTGAAGGAATCAAGAAACGCATGGGCGGGGGTACCGTTTCAAAGTTCGAGTCCAAGATGGTTAGCACGGCGCTGAGCGGCCCGTCGTTGGTCAACGACGTCAGCGACGTGATTCCCGCGATCGTCAAATTCGTAACCACGGAAGTCGACGCGAAAGACGACAATCCGTGGGTCAATCGCGAATAATTACTGCGTCAATAGTCCTGCTGTTTCCCGTACCTACGAAGGCGATTCATCGCATGCGCATTTTCTTCGCCATCACGACGATGGCTCTCGTGTCGTTTTCATGTCTGGCAGATTCGCCGAAGATCGACGCGGTGAAAGTTGCCCCGAACGAGATTGCGACCTGGATCGACTCGCAAATGCCGTCGCTGGTGCAAACGTATCAACACCTGCACACGCATCCGGAATTGTCTTGGCAGGAAGACGAAACGGCCGCGTTAATCGCCAAGACATGGCGTGACGAGGGCTTGGAAGTCACCAACGGCGTCGGCGCCGGTGGCGCCATCGATGGTTCCGGCGGCGGCGGAGTTGTCGGCATTCTGAAGAACGGCGATGGGCCGACGTTGATGTTGCGCTGCGACATGGATGCGTTACCCATTACCGAACAAACCCAAGTTCCCTACGCATCGACCAAGACCGTTTCCTTGCCGGGAGGCATTTCGACCGGCGTGATGCACGCGTGTGGTCACGATATTCACATGACCAACGTGATCGCGGTGACGCGTTACATGGCGACGCATCGCGACGATTGGTCTGGCACGCTGATGGTGATCGCTCAACCGGCGGAAGAAAAAGGCGAAGGCGCTCGTGCGATGATCGACGACGGTTTGTTCACGCGGTTCGCGAAGCCGGACTTCGCTGTCGCGCTGCACGTTTCGGGTGATACGCCGACGGGGCAGGTTGGGGTTTTGGCTGGTTTCACGCAAGCGAACGTGGACAGCGTCGATATCGACGTCAAAGGTCGTGGTGGGCACGGCGCCGCCCCCGACACGACGATCGACCCGATCGTCCAGGCCGCCGATTTGGTGATGTCGCTACAAACGATCGCCAGCCGTGAAATCAAACCGAGCCGTCCCGTGGTCATCACCGTCGGCGCGATCGCGGGCGGAACGAAGCACAACATCATCAGCGACTCGTGCCACTTGCAGTTGACCGTCCGCACGTACGGCGATGTGATCCGCCAACAAGTTTTGGCAGCGATCACGCGGAAAGCCAACGCGGTCGCCCAAAGCTATGGTGCCCCGCCGCCGGAATTGATGTTCAGCAAAGGCACTCCCTCACTGGAAAACGATGTCGAGCTGGCTGATCGACTGCTGCGCGTATTTGAAGAACTGGTTGGTTCGGAAAACATCGCGTTCAGCGAACCGTCGATGGGCGGCGAGGACTTCAGCCGCTATGGACGCGAGGGTGTGCCGATCTTGATGTACAAGTTGGGCAGTGTCAGCCAAGCCCGTCTGGATCGGTTCGTCGAACTCGAAGTACCGCCACCTTCGCTGCACAGTTCCAGCTACTATCCCGATGTCGAGCCGACGCTTCGAACCGGTGTGTTGACGATGACGTCCGCGGCGCTGGACTTGCTTGGCAAATAATCGACGGTCAGAGCGAGTCGATCGCGTTGGGGACCTGCGTTACGCGGATCAGCAACACGATTTGTTCCAATTGGTTGTCGGCGTTGATGCCCGAGAACATGTGCTTGGCCAGTCCGGTCAATGGCCACGTCGGCGCGATCACGATCGTGTCGCCTTCGGCCGCCTCGATGTCCAAATCAAGCGTGGGTATCGCCCACGTGTCTCGCTGTTGCACGATTCGCATCGCCGCTTCGGCGCCGACGTACTTCTGGCGCAGTTCGCCGTGCTGGATTTCCGTTCTTAGCGACAAATGGACTCGCTTTTGCCCGGTCAATTGAATCGGGTTTACGGCCATCATGTACTGGGCGTTGTTGAGCGTGCGGCCGATTGTATTTTGGTCAACGCGGACCATGGCCACGTGCGAGCCTTCCATTGGATTGCGTAGCGCCAGTTCGTAGCGTTTGCCGATCCGCATCGGAATCTGTTTTTTGCCGCGAGATAAGTCGCTGGCGACCGACGCGCTGGCCAAGAACTCATCAACGTCATCTTGATCCGCGGCCAGCGAAGTCATCCGCTGGCGGAATCGTTCGTGGTTGTTCACCATGCCGACGCGGATTCCGTTGCTGAGAAATCGCCCGCGCAGCTTCAGGTCGATCGAAGTCTCGTCGACCCACTGCCAAATCGAGGCCGCTTGATCTGCGTCGGTCTGGGCGACGTCGAAGTTCACGAACTCGAAGTCCAGCACGATGCTGCTCTTGCTTTCGCCGATGCGAAGGTCTTGAGGCGGGGGTGATTTCGCTTTCGCCAGGATCGAATCGACACTGGAATCGTCTTTCCAAGTCGCGCAGCCGACCATCAAAATCGCCGCAGCGATCCCGATCAAGCATCGGTAGAGCCGAAAAGTACGAATCGTCGCTTCCCGTCGGGATGGGGTCCAAGGAACGAAGTCCAAAGGTTCGACGGTACGAATCAACGGCATTTCACGTCAAGAGAAGATAAACTGCTAGCAAATGGCGTGCTTGTCGGCGGTGGCTTGACGCTTTGTCCACGGGCCAATTGGTACAGTCGTTAAGATCGGCGCTGGTTGGGGGCATCGGCTGCGTTTCTGCGAGAAACGGTTTTCTTGACCCTCGTTTGTGACACACCTTTCCAGTGGTGTTACGCATTCGTATACGTAAACCGCACGACGGGGATTTAATCCTGAGCAAAGGGGCTTTGCTATGTCACCCGAAAAGATATCTTCCGAAAGCACGAGCCAACGCGGCTTGGTTCAGCTTGTCTATGTCAGCGCAGCGAACGCTGCGTTTAGCGACGATCAACTCGACGAGCTTTTGGCGATCGCTCGCCAAAACAACACCTCACTTGATGTAACCGGTGTTCTGCTATTCACCGAAGGAACCTTCTTTCAGGTTCTCGAAGGTCACCCCGACGTCGTTCAAAAACTTTACGACAAGATCGCTTTGGACTCGCGTCACAGCAACGTGCTGATGCTCGCCAAAAGCGAAATCGATGAACGCAACTTTGGTGACTGGAGCATGGGCTTCGTGCGTGATCAACGCGTGATGAACGAGTTGACCGGTTTCGTTGACTTCTTCAGCGGTCGGAGCTTCATGGATTTGGCCGGTGATTCTCGACGCGTCGAGCAAACGCTTGACGGATTTCGCCGCGGTCGTTGGCGGCGGCAAATTGCCGAAGCCGCATCTTAAAGAGACTCGTATTTAGGCGTGGCGGAATTTATCCGGGATCAGTCACGCGCCACCTAAAAACTACTGAATCCCTGCGGATCCAGCAACGAAACGAAAAGGGAAGTGCCATGAAGGGAATTGTTTTCACCGAGCTGATCGAAATGGTTGAGGAAGATCTCGGCATCGAGATCGCCGACCGCATGATCAGCGGAGCCAAGACGGCCAACGACGGATCGTACACATCCGTCGGAACCTACGATCACGCCGAACTGATCCAGCTAGTCATTTCGTTGTCCGCCGAAACGGGAATCCCGGTTGCCGACCTGGTTCAAACGTTTGGCAAGCACCTGTTCGCTCGCTTTCATGAGCTGTACCCACAGTTCTTTGCCGGCGTCGATTCCGCGATCGACTTCCTGCCCATGGTTGAAACGTACATTCACGTGGAAGTGCGAAAGCTGTATCCCGACGCCGAATTGCCATCTTTCGATTGCGAAAGCAACGGCGGAGTCTTGAGCATGACGTACCGATCCAAGCGACCGTTCGCCGACTTGGCGGAAGGTCTGATCTTGGCCTGCGTCGATCACTACCGCCAACCGATCAGCGTCACTCGCCACAATCTAGGCAAACAAGATGGCACTCATGCGTGCTTCGTTCTTACACCTACGTCCGACGTTCCCGCTCAGGAACTGGCAAGCTGATGCCCAACGTTGAACTCCTGCAACGACGATTCGAACGCGAGCGGGCTGCCCGCAAAGCAGCCGAGGCGCTGCTAGAGCAAAAGTCGCTCGAGGCCTATCGAGCGAACCAAAAAATTAGCGAGATGGCCAAGCACACGCAGGCGATCGTCGAAACCGCTGCCGAGGGCATCATCAGCTACGACGCCGATGGAATCATTCGTTTGTTCAACCGTTCGGCGGCCAGTATCTTTGGCCTCGAATCGGCAATCGGAACCAGCATTCACCATCTCTTTGAATGTAGCGATAACCTTTGCGACGCCCTCTTTTTGGCCGGCGAATTTGGTACCGAAGGCAACTCGACCAACTCGCGGGAATTGGTCGGTCTGCGTTCCAACGGGCGAACATTCTTTGCGGAAGTTTCGACCAGTCGCGTCGACCAAAATCAATCGCCCGTCTTCACCGCACTGATTCGCGACCTTTCCAAACGCAAAGAACTCGAGGTCCGTTTGAGTCAAGCCCAGAAAATGGAATCCGTCGGTCAATTGGCCGCCGGGATCGCTCACGAAATCAATACGCCGATCCAGTTCGTTGGCGACAACATCAAGTTCCTGCAGGGCGCGTTCGAGGACATTGCCGGACTGATTGAACTGTACGACCAACTCGCCGAAGCGGTGACCAGTTCGAGCCCGACCCGAACGTGCTTGGACCAAATCAAAGAACAAGCTGAGATTGCCGATCTGCCGTTTTTGCGAGAAGAGTTTCCCAGCGCGATCGAACAATGCCTCGAGGGTATCGAGCGGGTGGCCACGATCGTTCGCGCGATGAAAGAGTTTTCGTTGCCGGCGACCGAAAGCAAATCGGCCGTTGACATCAACCGGGCGATCGAAAACACGCTGACCATCGCCGCAAGTCAGGTTCGCGATATTGCGACGATCGAAACCGAACTGGACCCATCGCTCAAGCCCGTCGTCTGCTTGGCGGGTCAAATGAATCAATGCTTCCTGAATCTGCTGACCAACGCGATTGAAGCGATCGAACAACACTGCGAATCCGGCGCTGGACGCATCAAAATCACAACGCGATCGAACGAGGATTCGGTCGAGATCCGCGTTGAAGACAACGGTCCGGGAATTCCCGCAGAGATCACCAGCCGAATCTTCGACCCGTTCTTTACGACCAAACCCGTCGGCAAGGGCACCGGCCAAGGACTCTCGTTCGTCTACGGCGTAGTCGTGGACAAGCATGACGGCAGCATCCACGCACACTCATTACCCGCGGGCGGGACGACGTTCGTTGTTTCCTTACCGATCCACCATCAAGCAGCATCAAAGGAGCAGACTCATGCGAATTCTGCTCATTGAACCCGATTCACAGCTGCACGAACGTTGGCGCAGTCGCCTGCTCGGATCGCCATCCGAGTTGACGATCGTTTGCTCGGATGCCGAGGCAATCCACGCGAACGAGTCGTCTCACTTTACCGTCGTCCTGCATGCTTGCAACGAGTCGGGTCACGCGTCTGGTCACGCGTCCGAGCCTTTCCCAAGTGAATCGCTGCTCGGCCAACTCCGCTTGCGAGCCGGCTATGCAATCTGCGTTACCAGTGTCGAAGCCGTTCGTCAAATCGCTTTCGCGGCGGGCTACGACGATTGCATCGCTCACGAATGCTCCGACGCCGAACTGGCCACTCAACTCCGGCACGCTCGTGATCTGCAGAATCTCAATCAACGATTGGCCCAGGCACAGAAGCTCGAATCCATTGGCGAACTCGCCGCGGGGATCGCACACGAAATCAACACTCCCATTCAATACGTCGGCGACAACACTCGGTTTGTCCAGGAAGCTTGCAACGATCTGCAATTGGTTCTGGAAAGTTGCCAATCGTTACTCGTCGCCGTTGACTCCGGTGCCAACGTCGACGAGGCAACACAGAACTTGCGAGTCGCAATCGAAGAAGCCGACATCGACTACTTGATTGAAGAAATTCCGTCCGCGATCACACAAACGCTCGAAGGCGTTGATCGTGTCGCCAACATCGTCCGTGCCATGAAAGAATTCGCTCACCCGGGCGTTTCCGAAATGACGCTGACCGATTTGGCGCAATCGATCGAAAACACTGCCATGGTTGCGCGGAACGAATGGAAGTACGTCGCGGATCTCGAAACGATCTTCGATCCGGACATGCCTCCGATCCACTGCTTGCCGGGTGAGTTGAACCAAGTCCTGTTGAACATGATCGTCAACGCCGCTCACGCGATTGGCGACACGCTTAGTGAAACACCCGATGCAAAAGGCAAGATCACGATCAGCACTCATTTGAAACCCCAAAACGCCGAAATTCGAATTTCGGATACTGGCAGCGGCATTTCGGCGGAGAACGTCGAGCGGATTTTCACGCCATTCTTCACGACCAAGCGAGCGGGAAAAGGAACCGGCCAAGGGCTAGCGATCGCCCATTCCGTGATCGTCGAAAAACATGGCGGCTCAATCGGCGTGGAGAGCGAAGTCGGCAAGGGAACGACCTTCGTGATTCAGATTCCACGCGAGAGGCAACGAGTATCGGACATTGCCAGCCAACCACAAAAAACTGAGCCGACGGCGCAAGCCGCGGGTGTCGCCGGTTGAACGGGCGGCACACACACTGACGGCAACAGCACAACGAAGCAGACCAGAGAAACACCATGAAAACTAAAGTACTTTTTGTCGACGACGAAGCCAATGTGCTTGCCGGTTTGCGCCGCATGCTTCGCTCGCAGCGCAACGTCTGGGACATGCAGTTTGCCGGTGGCGGCGCGGAAGCTCTCGCGGTACTCACAAACGGTCCGATCGATGTGATTGTTAGCGACATGCGCATGCCCGGCATTGACGGCGCCGAATTGCTGACGCGAGTTTCAAAGCTG
The sequence above is a segment of the Rubripirellula tenax genome. Coding sequences within it:
- a CDS encoding alpha/beta hydrolase; protein product: MKCRDVFPVVTHGKVEKVTRMRSVAATQHCEHSNQRTRRTLSCFVFLIAVVIAATASAQKPKNAKKDDPKLKPRPVTLKTKDGVELRAFFFPSDKLKDEKGKEAPTVLVVHEWEGQASPYLNLVMALKEAGCAVLIPDYRGHGGSKEYVGRGGKMETFNVAQMGKRDVENIILLDLEKAKGYLKDENNSENLNLNALVVIGIREGCVMATHWAARDWSFPSIGSKKQGQDVKALVLISPEKQIKSISLDQALTNPTILRLPIMVVAGKDSPEGSEAERVIKRIEGIKKRMGGGTVSKFESKMVSTALSGPSLVNDVSDVIPAIVKFVTTEVDAKDDNPWVNRE
- a CDS encoding M20 metallopeptidase family protein, which produces MRIFFAITTMALVSFSCLADSPKIDAVKVAPNEIATWIDSQMPSLVQTYQHLHTHPELSWQEDETAALIAKTWRDEGLEVTNGVGAGGAIDGSGGGGVVGILKNGDGPTLMLRCDMDALPITEQTQVPYASTKTVSLPGGISTGVMHACGHDIHMTNVIAVTRYMATHRDDWSGTLMVIAQPAEEKGEGARAMIDDGLFTRFAKPDFAVALHVSGDTPTGQVGVLAGFTQANVDSVDIDVKGRGGHGAAPDTTIDPIVQAADLVMSLQTIASREIKPSRPVVITVGAIAGGTKHNIISDSCHLQLTVRTYGDVIRQQVLAAITRKANAVAQSYGAPPPELMFSKGTPSLENDVELADRLLRVFEELVGSENIAFSEPSMGGEDFSRYGREGVPILMYKLGSVSQARLDRFVELEVPPPSLHSSSYYPDVEPTLRTGVLTMTSAALDLLGK
- a CDS encoding BLUF domain-containing protein, giving the protein MSPEKISSESTSQRGLVQLVYVSAANAAFSDDQLDELLAIARQNNTSLDVTGVLLFTEGTFFQVLEGHPDVVQKLYDKIALDSRHSNVLMLAKSEIDERNFGDWSMGFVRDQRVMNELTGFVDFFSGRSFMDLAGDSRRVEQTLDGFRRGRWRRQIAEAAS
- a CDS encoding heme NO-binding domain-containing protein → MKGIVFTELIEMVEEDLGIEIADRMISGAKTANDGSYTSVGTYDHAELIQLVISLSAETGIPVADLVQTFGKHLFARFHELYPQFFAGVDSAIDFLPMVETYIHVEVRKLYPDAELPSFDCESNGGVLSMTYRSKRPFADLAEGLILACVDHYRQPISVTRHNLGKQDGTHACFVLTPTSDVPAQELAS
- a CDS encoding two-component system sensor histidine kinase NtrB, with protein sequence MPNVELLQRRFERERAARKAAEALLEQKSLEAYRANQKISEMAKHTQAIVETAAEGIISYDADGIIRLFNRSAASIFGLESAIGTSIHHLFECSDNLCDALFLAGEFGTEGNSTNSRELVGLRSNGRTFFAEVSTSRVDQNQSPVFTALIRDLSKRKELEVRLSQAQKMESVGQLAAGIAHEINTPIQFVGDNIKFLQGAFEDIAGLIELYDQLAEAVTSSSPTRTCLDQIKEQAEIADLPFLREEFPSAIEQCLEGIERVATIVRAMKEFSLPATESKSAVDINRAIENTLTIAASQVRDIATIETELDPSLKPVVCLAGQMNQCFLNLLTNAIEAIEQHCESGAGRIKITTRSNEDSVEIRVEDNGPGIPAEITSRIFDPFFTTKPVGKGTGQGLSFVYGVVVDKHDGSIHAHSLPAGGTTFVVSLPIHHQAASKEQTHANSAH
- a CDS encoding sensor histidine kinase; translation: MRILLIEPDSQLHERWRSRLLGSPSELTIVCSDAEAIHANESSHFTVVLHACNESGHASGHASEPFPSESLLGQLRLRAGYAICVTSVEAVRQIAFAAGYDDCIAHECSDAELATQLRHARDLQNLNQRLAQAQKLESIGELAAGIAHEINTPIQYVGDNTRFVQEACNDLQLVLESCQSLLVAVDSGANVDEATQNLRVAIEEADIDYLIEEIPSAITQTLEGVDRVANIVRAMKEFAHPGVSEMTLTDLAQSIENTAMVARNEWKYVADLETIFDPDMPPIHCLPGELNQVLLNMIVNAAHAIGDTLSETPDAKGKITISTHLKPQNAEIRISDTGSGISAENVERIFTPFFTTKRAGKGTGQGLAIAHSVIVEKHGGSIGVESEVGKGTTFVIQIPRERQRVSDIASQPQKTEPTAQAAGVAG